The sequence below is a genomic window from Uranotaenia lowii strain MFRU-FL chromosome 2, ASM2978415v1, whole genome shotgun sequence.
CCCACGATGTTCAGCTTGCTGATCCCAGATTTTCGGAACCAGGAGAGATCGACATCATTATTGGCGCCGAGCACTTCTTTGATCTGCTTCTGGAAGACAGATTCAAGCTGACGAATGATGGCCCAAGCCTTCAAAACTCTGTTTTCGGATGGATAGTTGCTGGTACCATTCCGAATAAATCTGTATCCTGTTCGCCTTCCTCCGTGACTTGTTCAGTAGCAGAAATTCAGGAGCAGCTCACTAAATTCTGGGAACTGGAATCGTGTAGGTCAGCAAGTACCCAATCCGTGGAAGAGTCAACTTGTGAGGAGATTTTTGCTGAAACCACCACCCGTGACTGCGACGGAAAATTTGTTGTCTCTTTGCCGAAACGTGATCACGTAATTCGGCAACTGGAGGAGTCTCGTAACGCAGCACTGAGGCGATTTTTCAGCGTAGTGAAGCATTTCCAGTCCAACAGCGAAAAGAAGTCAGTGTTAGCGACAATATCCGCGCACTGTAAACGACGATTTTACTGGGAAATTTGTGCTTCCCGTAACTGTAAGTCTTagaaaacttaaacttaatttGGGACTTAGCTTAGTGAAATTCCGGTACGACGTAGTAAAAAACGCGTGGTTTTAGAGTGACAATTATAATTCAAGAGTTCTTGTACAAAATTTGTGTGTTATATTTATACCTTCTTGGTTTGTATGTTTATTTATTCGTCAACCGTAACGTAGACTAGTTTGATACATGTACATTTCCTTAAGAATAGGTTTAAGCagtgtctgctttacaatttctccttaagagtttagatttcttcgattaaaatattgtttgagtttttgccgagacattgtaaagtcaatggtttcgcagtgttgattgtaagaggccatcatgcgatttattggcccgtttttcgcgtagtttgtgcgatagtgattaatgaaaaataaatttcgatttcggagttgccgagaaggtgcataaaagtttaattttgatagaatttcttttgagtcAATACGCTGCGAAACAATATCgtttacaaatgaaaccattGCATATTCACGGCGTTCTTTTAGTGTTTGTATGTCAATGAGCATGCAGCGCGCTTTATATGATGGAAGTGGAAATGATGTCCAACCTAATTTACGGAAGGCATATTgtagaaattgcttttgtactgattctattctttcttcgtgtgaaattgaataaggggaccaaacaacgctgcaatattccagtaaagaccttacataggcaatatatagtgtttttattgtgtatgggtcttgaaaattaaagcaaaagcgcttaataaagcccagcatgttatttgccctatggatgatagtattgtaatggtctgtgaaagtaagtttagagtctaagataattcctaaatccctaactcgttcacatttttctacattctgatctcctagtgtaattgtgatgtttggtgttgtcctttttctgctaaatgatattaaattgcatttctttacattgagcttcagaaggctttttttgcaccacaggtagaaaatgtgaatttcattctggaatatgctgatgtcttcttcatttcttatttgtgtttttgtgtttttgtgtagAGTTACAAAAGATAATGTATTGTGTTTTATGGGAgaaataatttgtattttgtaagAACATATTCTGATGATCtccggaacaaaatttgttgcggAGACATACCGGGCCCCGTTGAAACCGTCCGTTTCAACCTTCTTGAACAGCAGCACCTCCTTGGTCTCCAGCTTCGTCAGCATCGATGTCGTCACCGTCAGCAGTATCGACCGGCAGCACGCAGATTTCGGTAACAGCTCGGCGGAACACACCACGCGTAGTTCGGACCAGCACTACGCGCACCAGCCCATCTTCGCCTTTGATCGTTTCGTCTACTCGGCCGAGGTTCCATTGGTACGTGGGTAGATTGTCGTGTCGCAGAAGGACGAGATTTCCCACGTCGACATTTTTGACCGCCTGTCGCCATTTGGATCGCTGTTGAAGTTGGCTAACGTAATCTCTGGACCAGCGCTTCCAGAGTTGTTGTTGGAATCGACGTGTTTGTTGTAGTCTAGTCAGCTTTTTCACCGGTTCTGCTATTTCGGGCTCAGGGATTGAGAACAACGGTTCCCCAATGATGAAATGTCCAGGCGTCATCACTTCAAGGTCGTGAGGGTGGTCTGTGAGGGGGATGAGAGGCCGAGAGTTGAGGGTACCTTCTATTTGGCCTACAGCTGTCGAGAACTCATCGTAGGTGTACGATCGTCCTCCGAATATGCGACGGAAATGGTATTTGAATGACTTAACCCCCGCCTTCCACAGTCCACCAAAATGTGGGGATCTAGCCGGAATGAAGTGAACGAAATTCCCGAATCAACACAATAGTTGTCCCATTGATTCGTGCGGAACTGCTGCAAGTACTGCTGACGAATTGCCTTCATTTCGGTGTTAGCGCCGACGAAGGTGGTTGCATTGTCGCAATGCAATTCGAGTAACCGACCGCGGCGACCCACGAACCGTTTGATCGCATTTATACACGCAGATGACGTTAGATTCGGAACGATTTCGAGATGAACTGCCTTAACCGAAAGGCAAACGAATACCGCGACGTACATTTTTAGGCTTGCCCCCCTCCCGCACAACGGACGAACGTTAAATGGCCCGCAGTAGTCCAGACCACATCTGGAAAATACTCGAGCTGGAGTAAGTCGCACTGCTGGTAGAGGACCCATTTGCTGGTGTGCTAGTGTTGGTCGACAGCGAAAGCAAGTCACGCAATTTCTGACTATCTTGCGGACTAGGATTCGGCCTTGCAAGGGCCAAAAGCGCTGCCTCATCGTTGCGAGTAGGAGAGATGGTCCTGAGTGAGCAGTTTGCAGATGCAATGATCGTGCCAGCAGCAAACTTAGTTTCCCGTTGGCTGGGAGAATGTATGGGTGTTTGGAATCGAACGATTTGTTCAAATTGCGCAATCGACCATCCAAACGTAAAAATCCTTCGCTGTCGTAAAGAATATTCATGCCCTTAAGAGGCGATTTGGCATGAATTTCTAAGGGTGTATTTGATTGTTTACTCACTTGCACTTGATGGAGCTCTGCTTGGAAGCCACTAGCTTGTTCGATACGTATCAACGCTTTCAATGCGTCTTCAATTTCCGACGGAGTCAAAACTCCAACACGACGAAAACCAACTGGCAGGCGAAAATTGTGGTAGAAACGAAGGCACCAGGCTACGACCTTCAGCAGTCGGCTGAGTTCGGCAAATCGTGAGAGCAACGAGTCATCTATTGCAGTAGCCAACATTGCGACAGTATAACGTTGACGCTTTTCAATGTTCATCTCGTCTCGGTCCACAGACTGAAGGTTGGAGGTTGGTAAAACAGGTGGCCAGAACTCCGGAGCGGCCACGAGAAAGTCTGGTCCATGCCACCAAAGATCGTTGTCGAGAATCTGGGAGGGCCATGCCCCTCTAGAAAGGATATCAGCTGGGTTGACATCGGTGCGAATGTGTCTCCAATGGGAATTTTTTGTTGACCTCTGTATTTCGGCAATTCGATTCGATACGAAAGGCTTCCAATCTGGGGGTGGAGATCGAATCCAGTGTAGCACGACAGTTGAGTCGGACCAAAACACCGTTGGTCCATCGAACTCTGTTGTTGTCCGTAATTTTTCCATCATCTGGCTGGCTAGAACTGCCGCACACAGCTCAAGTCTCGGAATGGTCAGATTACGAAGAGGTGCGACGCGAGACTGAGCGATCAACAGCTGGCTATGAGTGCGATCATCTGATCTCTTGCTTACCACATACACACAGCATCCATAGGCACGTTCCGACGCATCACAGAAACAATGCAATGTGTACTCATTATTGACGTTAGCCAAAACACGACGGCTGATGGAGAGACGTTGGAGATCTTGTATACCATCACGAAATTCATTCCACCAGGAGCGATCGTCTTCGGAAAGTGGAGCATCCCACTCGACACTTGCAGCCCATAGTCGTTGCACGAACACTTTACAGTTGACTACTACAGGCCCGACGAGACCCATATAGGGTCATACAATTGCGACATTTCGGATACTACCACACGTTTCGTAACTGGGTTGGCATTACACAGCGACGGAATTTTAAAGCTGAATGTATCTGTTTGGGGGTTCCACAAAAGGCCAagagtttttgttgttgttgtggacCGACCGATCTCGGTCTGCGACGAATGATTCCAAAGTTCTTCGGGGACATTTTCGAGAACCTTTGGTTGATTACTACACCACTTGCGCAAAGTAAAACCAGCTATTTTCAGCATCTCCACAAGTTGACGACAGGCTTCGGTTGCTTCGGCTCAATCATCATATCCAGCTAATGTATCATCCACGTACGTTCGATGCTTTACAATTGAGGAGGCGAGGGGGTGATCATGGTGATAATCGGCGGCAAGCTGGTTGAGTACGCGCGCAGCATGATACGGTGAACTGGCTAGACCGTATGTTACAGTCTTGAGTTGGTAGACTTGGAGGGGTAAGGAGAGATCTTTTCGCCAAATGATCTGTTGATATTTTCGGTCAGCTGGATGTACCCATActtggcgaaacattttttctatGTCTGCTGTGAAGACATACTTCGGCTTTCGAAAGGTGAGAACTGTAGATAGAAGAGCCGGTTGTACCGTCGGACCTGTGTGGAGAACGTCGTTCAGGGACAGCTGACCCGATGCCTTGCAGCTAGCATCGAACACGACTCGTGTTTTGGTGGTGGTATTATCAGGGCGTCGCACTGCATGGTGCGGAAGAAAGAACTGCGGGCCCGCGACGCGACGGCACACTTCCATATGGCCCAACATCACATACTCCTGCATAAACTTCTCGTAATCTTCTCGCAATTGCTGATCAGCTGACAGCCTCTTCTCCAATAGCAAAAAACGACGAACAGCTGTGCTGTATGAGTCACCCAACAATGGAACTAGTTCTTCGCGAAGAGGTAATCGAACCACATACCGGCCGTCGTTACTCCGCGAAAACGAAGTGCGTTTCTACCTCCTTTTCATCCGCGGTTAACGCTTTTCCGACGTCAAAATTGTCCACTTGCCAAAAGCGTTCGAGTTGTTTGTTTAAGTCCGGTGGCTGCATTATGGCGGTGTTGCATATCGATGTGTTCACGGTTTGGGAAATTGATTTTCCGGACACTACATACCCCAGAACTGTGCTCTGTAACAATGGCAGTCCTTCGCCAAGGAGGATTTGGTGTGATTCGAGAAGCGAGAAGAACAGTTCAGCGCCAATTAATAGATCGATTCCGTGGGTAATATTGAATTTCGGATCAGCAAGAGAAATGTTGCGAGGAATCAGTCAGAAATATTAACGTTCCGACTGGGCAAACAAACCGTTAGTTTGGGCAAAACGAGACAGTCGAGTGTAAATTCGATTTGATTGAAGCGAGAAGTGATTTTTGCATGTACTTTATAATGGACATTAACTATTGCTTGTCCGATACCGCAGATGGGTAAGTTGATTTTGTTGCGCTTCAAATCCAAACGTTGGCATAACGATTCggatataaaatttgattgcgATCCACTATCGAGTAAAGCGCGTGCGAGGTGATAATTACCGTGGCGATCCAATATTCGCACCAGAGCAGAAGATAGAAATATAGTGGCATTTTCCAGAGAAGCGACTTGTGTGAGTGATGTGGGCTGTTCTTGGGGGGAAGGTGGTTCATTTTCGAATGACGACGAATATTGCTGCGACGCGAGAGGAGGGCATTCGACAACCTGTTCTCCCGACCGTGAGAGCAACCCAAACGACGATTCACCACTCGATCGGGTGTGGGTAACCGGCGACGACGAATTTGACGGACACGATCGCACCACCGGCGGTGCTCGCGATACCGAGAACGATTGTGCTGATGATGTGTTGGTAGTCGCAGCAGTCGACACAGCTATGCAGGTTTGTGGAGTCTCACTTTCACTTACTTCTTCAGAAGTTGTGCCATTAAAGTTTCGAGGGGGGAGATGAAGCAATGTATGATGTTTCTTGGCACAACTTCTACACACACTACTGCGACAGTCTTTCGCTAAGTGCCCACTTCTCAAGCAATTGATACAAAGACGATGGGTTTTTATAAAGTCTAGACGAGAGTTCGGAGTAAGCTTGAGAAAAGTGGGGCACTGCGAGAGTTGATGTGCCTGCTTACAACTTAGGCACTTCACAACATTTTCCGACACGACATGAGATGCAGAGGATTTTCCTCTAGTGTTCTTCATTTGCACACTTGTGTTCGTGTTGGTTAACACTTTACACTTTTGGAGCATTCGAGACCTTTTATGGATGAACTCATACAACTGGGCGTAAGTGGGAGAATCTTGTTCTTGACACTGTGTTTCCCACTCCATAAGGGACTTTTCATCGAGTAAGGTACTCAAATGCTCAACGAGGAATGAATTCCAGTGTTCACTAGACTGCTCCAACTTATCGAGAATTCCCACGTGTCGGTTGAACTCATCAGCTAATTCAGCCAACCCAACGGCAGATTCCCGCCGAATTGCGGGGATTTTCAAAATGGCTGACATATGACGCTTTATAAGAAAGTTTTTATTCTCGTATCGATCACAAATTGCTTTCCACGCAATCGCGTAATTGTCGGCAGAGATCGCGATTGAGGAGATGATACGAGAAGCTTCACCCTTCAAGGAACCACGCAAATAGTGCAATTTTTGCACAGGAGATATCAGATTGTTCATATGAATCACTGATTTGAAAAGATCTCTGAACTCGATCCATTCTTCGGGATTCCCGTGGAATTCAGGGAGTTTTAGTTCAGGAAGTTTCACGGAAAGAGTGGGGTTCACAACAACAACACTTTCGGGAATTCTTCGGCTAAGGACAGGTGATGTAGATCTCGGAATTTTACTATTGAGAGATGCTTTCAGCTCATAGTACAGAGTCTGAAATGTTTGTCGAGATTCTGCGAACACTTCTTCTTCACCTTCCATTAGCTCGATTTCTTCTTGGACGCTTTCGAAGCGATCCCATAGCTCATCTAAACGCTCGATTCGCACTGGAACTTGATTTGCTTGTTCCACAACGTAATTGGAGTCAAACTCCTGGATCAATTTAGCAGATCCCAGAATATTATTTCTTCTGCGAATCAGCGTTTCTAATGGCAACGTATTCTTCCTCACGACTTTCTTCGAGGGAGCCATTTTGTGAGCCAATATCACTCTTTTAACccttttattcgaaatttcactattttacAGTGGCAGCAACACTAAGCTGGATTCTTGCAATCCAATCGCGAATTTTGCAACGGTATCGAATAAAGAACTAGTAAGTTCGGGATAGGATTATGAGGAACCGTAACTTCACTACACGTGGTTGCTCTTCCAGCACAATTTTTGGGAATTTCTTCTCGGGTTTCGGCACCAGAATGTTAGCGACAATATCCGCGCACTGTAAACGACGACTGTACTGGGAAATTTGTGCTTCCCGTAACTGTAAGTCTTagaaaacttaaacttaatttGGGACTTAGCTTAGTGAAATTCCGGTACGACGTAGTAAAAAACGCGTGGTTTTAGAGTGACAATTATAATTCAAGAGTTCTTGTACAAAATTTGTGTGTTATATTTATACCTTCTTGGTTTGTAtgtatttgtgtttttgtgtagAGTTACAAAAGATAATGTATTGTGTTTTATGGGAgaaataatttgtattttgtaagAACATATTCTGATGATCtccggaacaaaatttgttgcggAGACAGTCAGCGTACACAGCATTTATGGAGGAATACATCAGTCTTGGCCACATGCGCGAAGTTCCTAATCCTGATGAAGCGTTACCGGTCTACTATCTCCCACATCATGCGGTCTACAAGCCTGACAGCTCCACAACGAAACTTCGCGTCGTCTTCGATGCATCCTGTAAGACTACCACCGTAGACCCGCGAAGTTCAAGAAGATTTGTTGTCCATCGTCCTTCGGTTCCGGTTGCATCGAGTCGCCGTTGTTGCTGATGTGGAGAAAATGTACCGCATGGTCAAAGTACAAGCCGAAGATCAACGTCTGCAGCGTATTCTGTGGAGAGATTCTCCAGAAATTCCGGTCCGTACTTACGAGCTCGTCACTGTAACTTATGGTACAGCATGCGCACCGTATCTGGCAACCAAGTGCCTTCAGCAGTTAGCAGACAGTGGAAAGGAATCGTATCCCGAAGCAGCAAGGAATCTACAATACGATACGTACGTCGATGATTCTCTCACTGGAGCGAATTCAGTCGACAGTGCGATAAAGTTAGCGACGGAGATGATTGAATTAGCAGCAGCAGGTGGCTTTTTGTTGAGAAAGTTCAACTCAAATTCAGCCGACGTACTGTCTGCATTACCGGATCATCTTATAGACGAGCGCGCTTCCTTGAACTTGGATTCTACGACTGCAGCTGTGAAGACGTTGGGTTTAGTATGGAAACCTACTACCGATTGTTTCGTTTACGACTGTCCAGTTTGGAGCGACAAGGCCAAGATCACCAAAAGAGTTGTGCTTGCAGAGACAGCACGCCTTTTCGACACGATTGGACTTGTGGGCCCCATTGTTGTCATCGCGAAGATATTTCTGCAAGATCTTTGGAAACTGCAGTGTGGATGGGACGATTCACTTCCAGAGGAGATGCAGAACTTTTGGCAGGAG
It includes:
- the LOC129742419 gene encoding uncharacterized protein LOC129742419; translated protein: MYQNLTKQVLLSTAIVRIQDSLGNTRLARALLDSCSQFCFMTTRFSQQLKLRHVPENLTVQGIGGSRAVSRKLVVASVRARTSYISAFSRAMSFFLLPELTATLPAKRVEYESWRLPHDVQLADPRFSEPGEIDIIIGAEHFFDLLLEDRFKLTNDGPSLQNSVFGWIVAGTIPNKSVSCSPSSVTCSVAEIQEQLTKFWELESCRSASTQSVEESTCEEIFAETTTRDCDGKFVVSLPKRDHVIRQLEESRNAALRRFFSVVKHFQSNSEKKSVLATISAHCKRRFYWEICASRNCKS
- the LOC129742420 gene encoding uncharacterized protein LOC129742420 produces the protein MGLVGPVVVNCKVFVQRLWAASVEWDAPLSEDDRSWWNEFRDGIQDLQRLSISRRVLANVNNEYTLHCFCDASERAYGCCVYVVSKRSDDRTHSQLLIAQSRVAPLRNLTIPRLELCAAVLASQMMEKLRTTTEFDGPTVFWSDSTVVLHWIRSPPPDWKPFVSNRIAEIQRSTKNSHWRHIRTDVNPADILSRGAWPSQILDNDLWWHGPDFLVAAPEFWPPVLPTSNLQSVDRDEMNIEKRQRYTVAMLATAIDDSLLSRFAELSRLLKVVAWCLRFYHNFRLPVGFRRVGVLTPSEIEDALKALIRIEQASGFQAELHQVQRRIFTFGWSIAQFEQIVRFQTPIHSPSQRETKFAAGTIIASANCSLRTISPTRNDEAALLALARPNPSPQDSQKLRDLLSLSTNTSTPANGSSTSSATYSSSSIFQMWSGLLRAI